In bacterium, the following proteins share a genomic window:
- a CDS encoding aspartate aminotransferase family protein has translation MIEGQLPRLKTAIPGPRSGALAERLARVECPEVTLLTVAPVFWQQSSGANVYDVDGNRLVDLLGGFGASSLGHAHKEVVEAIAQQAAQMPNVLGDVFPAALKVDLLEAVERTLPGDLGCAILSANGSDAVESALKTALMVTGKPGVIAFEGAYHGLGLGALDVTHRSIFREAFTGRLPERTHFVPYGDPDAVRAVLRDFEVGAILFEPIQGRGGVVVPPAGFVSALRELADESGVLLIADEVYTGFGRTGRWLACEHESVLPDVVTLGKGIGGGFPISLCAGRPDVMRRWPASTGEALHTSTHLGNPMGCAAALAVLRVMEREDLPARAARVGESTLKRMRERLACCAGVRDVRGRGLMLGIELDSSEEAERVVGTMLSEGWILLPEGPEANVLSLTPALTISEELLAAATDRIAELLR, from the coding sequence ATGATCGAGGGCCAGCTTCCCAGACTTAAAACCGCCATTCCGGGTCCACGCTCGGGCGCGTTGGCCGAGCGCCTGGCACGCGTCGAGTGCCCGGAAGTCACCCTCCTGACGGTCGCTCCCGTGTTCTGGCAGCAATCCAGCGGCGCAAACGTCTACGACGTGGATGGCAACCGGCTCGTCGATCTGCTCGGCGGTTTTGGCGCCTCTTCACTGGGGCACGCGCACAAGGAAGTGGTCGAGGCGATCGCTCAACAGGCCGCGCAGATGCCCAACGTCCTGGGCGACGTGTTTCCCGCCGCCCTGAAAGTCGATCTGCTCGAAGCCGTAGAGCGCACGCTACCGGGCGACCTCGGTTGCGCAATCCTCTCCGCGAACGGCTCGGACGCAGTCGAGTCCGCGCTCAAGACCGCCTTGATGGTCACGGGCAAGCCCGGTGTGATCGCTTTCGAAGGTGCCTATCACGGGCTGGGTCTGGGTGCCCTCGACGTCACCCACCGCTCGATCTTTCGCGAAGCCTTTACGGGTCGACTCCCGGAACGCACTCACTTCGTTCCCTACGGTGATCCGGATGCCGTGCGCGCGGTACTGCGCGACTTCGAAGTCGGTGCGATTCTGTTCGAGCCGATACAGGGACGCGGCGGCGTGGTGGTTCCGCCGGCTGGATTCGTTTCTGCGCTGCGCGAACTCGCCGACGAGAGCGGCGTCCTTCTGATTGCCGACGAGGTGTACACGGGTTTTGGGCGCACGGGGCGCTGGCTGGCTTGCGAACACGAAAGCGTCCTGCCGGATGTCGTCACGTTGGGCAAGGGCATTGGTGGGGGCTTCCCGATATCGCTGTGCGCGGGGCGACCCGACGTCATGCGACGCTGGCCTGCCTCCACAGGCGAGGCACTCCACACCAGCACGCATCTGGGCAACCCCATGGGCTGCGCCGCCGCACTCGCCGTACTGCGCGTGATGGAGCGCGAAGATCTCCCGGCCCGTGCAGCTCGGGTGGGCGAGAGCACGTTGAAGCGAATGCGCGAGCGGCTCGCGTGCTGCGCTGGTGTGCGTGACGTGCGCGGGCGTGGTCTCATGCTGGGGATCGAACTCGACTCCAGCGAAGAAGCGGAACGAGTCGTGGGCACGATGTTGAGCGAGGGCTGGATTCTGCTGCCGGAAGGACCGGAGGCAAACGTCTTGTCGCTGACCCCCGCGCTGACGATTTCCGAAGAACTACTGGCCGCAGCGACCGATCGCATCGCCGAGCTTCTGCGTTGA